TGGAATCCTGCTCTGTTCTCGTCTCTGCCACACTCAGTTTCCTCTCCTTTGCATCATCTTCTCTCCCATTTTCCTCTACATTAGCCGTTTCCTCCTTCCCCCCAATTTTCTTCTCAAGTAAAGAAGATGAGGAGACTCTAGGATGGCCACAGACACTCTGGGTTTCTGTGCTGGAGATACTACCTGTACTTTCTGCAGTGCCTAATGTTTCAGAACAACTGATGTTATTCATGTGTGGAGTACTGGTAATGGTTGTAGCATTTAGggtgtttgtatttgtgaagTTAACGTGATAACCCACACGGTCAAAAACAGCATCAACAGAAGGAGAGTCGCTGCATTCGTAAAACTCTTCTGAGGTGGTGGAGACGATGGAGTCCTCCCTCGGTGAGACATACCCGTCGCTTGGTGTGGAAGGAGAACACACATCTGCAGTCGTAGCACATATGAGAGCAGTGGCTGGGTGTAATTGCTGCTTGGGAGTCTGTGAACACAGGtctggcatgtgtgtgtcagagacgTTTAAGTGAAGGGGTCTTTCAGGAGTCTGAGAGCTGCCCTTTGGTTTGGGGGTTTGTTGGGATTCCTGAGAGGTGAcgttgatgtgtgtgttgtgttttgcagtGTTTGGTTCCCTGTCTGTGTTCTCTGCTGATGTGACACTATCATCAGCATTATCTTTGGATATATGTGAGTTAATTGTGGCAGATGCAGGAGTTTGTGGTAAGTTCACAGCCTCTAATGCACCTGTACTTAGTGGATTATTTTCACAGTTCGATACTCTCTGAGGATTTGCACGGCATGCTGTACTTTCTGTCAGGTtctcactttttccatttgacacATGAGTAAATTCATAGCCATTTATTTCTGGGGCCTTGGTGTCTGTCTGTGCCGGGGATCTATCTGAGGGTATTTTGCAGTCTATTGATGTCTGACTCCTGGGGTCAAAATCATTTAAAGTGATTGCCGATATGTCCACACTGTCTGTTTTGGGTGCATCAGCAGTCAAAACATCTGACTGTGCTTGTGGTTTGGGTTCAACGACCAATTCCGTGTCTGCTCTGTTATCATGTAGTTCTTCACCCTTTGTGTGCTGCGAAGTCACactctgttttggctgtagagCGTCTGTAGGATTTCTGGTGTCGTCAGCATCTTTTTGTGCTTCTACTTTACTCTCGCTGTTGCTCTGCAGTTCTGAGACATCCCCTGGCTGTTTTCCTGGTGCACACTCCACTACATTTGTTAAGTCAGGCTCACTATGTACCACTTCTGGCTTCATTTTGGTTGGGCTCTCCATCTTATTGACACTGATCTCTTGCAGGTTCTGACCATTGCTGGTACCATTGTCTTTGATAACCAGGTGGACAGTGCGAGGTTTAGGGATTGGAGGTGTTGAGGACAAAGATGAGGATGTAGTGGAAGAAGGCAGGGGGGGATGAGTAAGAGGAGgaagggaagaaaaagaagaatcgATGGAGGACAAAGGAGCACAGGGACTGGTAGTTACGCTTGTAATAGGAGGGTCATGGTCATTTTCAGACACAGAGCTGAAACTGTCTGACTGAGACTGCATTGCAGAGGTAGAGGATATAGAAATGTGGCTGTGGACGGTGGGAGTCTGGATGTTAGGTGTCATTTCAGAGGAATTTTGTGGCTGTGTGTGAACAGTCTGTGCAAGTGGCAGCCCTGTCTTGTCTTGTGTGTGCTGTTCTGTGCTTGAGTTTGAGTCAGTGGGTGTACTGTTTGACTCCACGATGTGCGTCTTGTCCGCagcagtacagtgtgtgtttaaactagtttttgcttcttttttagTGTGTGACTCTGGTGTAGCCCTGTTTGTGGGGACAGTGTGTGCAGGCCCCTGATTGTTAGGAGtggatgttttgttgttggatgATGTGTGTGCACTGAGGTGAGGTGTAGTGTTGTGGCCTGCATCTTGGTTGTTGGGTGTGTTTGAATGCAGTGTGTTGTCAGTGCCGACAGCTTCAATAACACCTGTGACAGGTTCAGATGTTTGTCCAGATGCAGATGATTTCTGTTGATGTGCCTCCTCTTTACTGTTCTCACAGCCAGCCTCTGCACTGACTTGAGCTGGCTGATCAGCTCCAGCTTTGGTTAGATCTTGTGCTGGCTGGGGTTTTTTCATCTCCTCATGTTTTGCAGTCAGCAGTCTGGGCTTAGCAACCTCTGGCAGTGTTTCCTTTGGCACACTGATTGGACTGCTGAACCTGATTGCTTGGCTGGTTTCAAACATCTCAGATCGCTGCAGATGGACCTGAGTCCGTTTACTGGCGTCCCGAATGTTAATATACCCAATTACATCACTGGGGGGGTCAGGTTCAGGCCAGGTGGGCAAGTATGAAATCAAGGATGCTTTTTCTAAATCAGTAAGTCCAGGGTGGAGGGGTGGAGCCTCCTGTAGAGCTTCTTTACTGGcctttctctgcttcctcttcttGGTTTCTGTGACCTCAGGGTTCTTGGAGTTCTTTGGATTtggtgtctctttgtggttatTGTGGTCAGCAGAGGGGGTGGGGTTGGTACTGGGGTTGCCTGCAGCAACTAGGGCGTATTTGGGGTTGTACAATTTTCTTACAACTTCAGCAGAAGGTGGGACCACGACGGATGTCTGTGGGAGGGGCTCCGGCTCAGGTTCCGGCTCTGTGGCGATCTTCCGGAGGTCAACAGAGCTAGAGGTTTCGTAAAGGACGCGAAACATTCGATCAAAAGCATCCACTGCCTGGcctgttaccatggtgatgaGATTCCTGTCCAGCCGAGATGACATCCAAGTAAAACTACAGTACACACAGAAAACGCAAAATTACGGTAAAATACAACAAGACCGTCATAGTCCACAGCAATAACTAAAGCAGGCAGGTGGTTTCTGGTGCCCTAAGATTGGGAAATTATATATCAACTTCAAAGTAActgcatgtacagggtgaaaaCTAAATGCGTAGCTGTTAAGTGACAGCAGTATCACCATAGACACATAGACACAACCTGTTTGCCTAGTACGGAGAGAATCCTACTGAATGTTAATAGACAGTGCATTCTTTAGCTTTATCTCTCcatttcacacaaacagaaacaaagacaggtGGAGCACACGGAGATAATCTTCCTGTCACCTTCTTTCTTGCTTTATGTCTTagtcacaaaaaacacacacacattaaatacaAACCTGTATGAACCAGATACCGCTTTGTCTCCATCAACGAACATGAATCTGTGTCCCATTCGGCCTCTGACCTTGGTGCAGGAGCGAGAGTAGAACTCTGATCCTTCTGTGCAGCGAACACGAAGGTGCTGtatcacacaaatacacagagcaCATTTGTTACACCTTCTCCATAACTTTAGAATCTGTGACTTGTGTAATGTAACGTTACAAAACATTAACTGTTTTTTCATCTTAAAAACAgtggttgtttttattattttatgtgatATTCTTATCTTCCTCTTTGATTAATGATCAGGATATGTACAGCAGCAATAAAGTTTATGTGAACCCTTTGAAATGACTCAGTTTACTACATCACTTGGTCATAAAACATCATGTGATCTTCAGCTGCGTCCCAAGTACACACAAGACAATGTACTAAAGCCagttacaacacaaacacttatAATCTTTCGtgtctttattaaacaaaatccttaaaaaaaactctttctACAGTCCTGGTGGAAAAAGTTAATGAACCCCTGAATTTAATAACTTGTCAAACCTCTCCCACAGGCGCTACCTGTAGATCAGACTTGCACAATGTTCaggagaattttttttttttcttccttacaaatctgcttcagctcagctggAGTGGCTCTCCAGCCACTGACTAGATTCACTTTGACATTTACAGTCACTGTCCTACTACATCACCCAACTCTTACTGAGCCACATCTATCCATGTAAAATTTAAGTTGAAGCACttctacattttttattaaatcccTGTGGGCAGTAGAACttgcacattcacacagttaggaatacacatatatatatatatatatttatatatttatatgttgaCCCTGTGTTATTTGAATTACATTTTAGACCATTTATTTAGACCAGTTTATTTACATAAGTAATTTTGTGCACATGTAAATACAGCCATAGGCCTAAACGTGTCACTGCATATCTGAACAGCAATATATTCAATTCAGCATTTGAATAACATTCACGCTAATAACTGGGTGGAAGGGTATATGGTTTAGTCATAAAGGACTGTAATAAAGTTACAGATAAGAGATTACACATGAGAGTTGAGCACATTTTCTGTTGACTTTTTCTCTGTTATGACACCTGGACTCACTTCAcgtttctttgtttcttcctcccttcttttttttgtttaggaCAGCCCCAAAGTAAATGTAGTAGATATTGATATGGGTGCATAATAATATctatacatacaaatacaaaagcTGCATCCCAATTCAGCAGAGGGATCCTCaaatttctttatttctccAAAGAATGCATCACTGAGCAAAAAAATATATCCTATTTCAAAGGCTCAGCTCCTGGAAGACATGGCTAGTGCATCCATTAGGGGCTTCAGTATCCCATAATCCACTGCTTTTTCCACAATTATCAAATGGCGTTTTCAGGTGACCATCAACAACTTGTATCATGTGATCAAATCATGTTTTGGAAAGTGTGTCAGATAATTTTGGTTCATGTTGGTCATTACTCACTTAACAGCACTGAACTCCACTGGTCATTGCTTTTAGTAGCCCAGGTGTTTTGGCAGTTACACTGTATGTGGATATAGTTGCCATtactttgttttactgtaatcTTAACTTAATGACTTCCCTGAGGTCACCTGGACACAGCTTTACTTTGGTTGTTGTGAGTTTAGATGATTTTATTTAGTTCGAGACACAAGTCAACTGATCTCTgatgcagcaaaaataaaataaaataaaaaatatgccTGGTTGTGTTCATGCAGCGTACAGTATTATTCCTTCTGTAGCTTATCCTACAGAGGAAAGGTTTTCCTCTCTATTTTGGTCCCACCCTTATATTACTGCTCTTCTATGTTCCTTTGGCTAATTGATTAGATAAGACCGgacatttgtgtatgtgtactttTGCTGTGGAGGTTGAGCACTTAAGATGTCatcattttttatgtaaaatgcaACCACTGTAGCAGAGAAAGACACCATGAACTGTAACACTATGGGTTTATCCATTTTGTGAaaatacttaaataaataaatactatgaaGTCCACAACTGTCAGGTTGAAGGGTCATAGAGTAATACCGTTTTCCTGAATATTGCAACACGCTTCTAGAAAACTCCTGAGAAAGTTGAAGCATAAGAAGAATCTGCCACCTCTTTGCTTAAGTCAGCTGGTCCCACCAGtcatctgctcctcctctcatcCTGTCTGTCCACTCCCCCAACTCCTGCTTGTCACTTTGAGTTTACAGTAAAAATTCAAGTTGTCCTGAAGCTGTCacacctgtcttctctttttgtttccagTCATCCACCCATTCAACAGCCAAGGCTCAGCTCGCAGACAAACTTGTCACTTTCGCATTAGCTGCTTGTCATTGTCATACAGCTGTCCCTCGCCTATCACATTTGCAAGGATGCCACACAGTATCCACAGTGATAAGCTTCTGTCAGGGTTACGGTGGAATATACATGACTATtaataacataaacataaatagatatgatgtataaataaatatgtgatgCAAGCACAGTCTGTCcggattaaaataaaaactgcatgtaCTTCTCTGGTGATCTATACCTGTGAGGCTGAAATATTCTTTTGTGACGTAAAATCCTTCCTATGGTAACAGAACCACAAGAAAAACATCGGAGAATAttgcacaaaacagaaataaatgaaaagctgtGACACAGGTTGTGTGTCCTTAGTGCAGAGCATTTCTGCTATCAAATATTTGTCTAATTTAAATGTAGAGCAACTTCAGGCTAGGTGTGCACTGTGCAGCTAGAACACTGATGGCAGGTTTGCACGTGGTATAGACAGATACTCACGGAAAAAACACTCGCATTAAAGCAAATACAACAGGATCCCTGTGAATGTCAGCAGGAAGAAACTGCCAGAAATGTCATTTGGTATttgaaaaaacatgcagatgaCATGGTAACAAAACTGGCTGAAAAATGAGCTGTAGAAAAACTGTTTCATTCACTTGACATATAAACATATGTTTGTTTCTAAATCACAAACTGCCACTTGGGACTTTggcattttctgctgttttgttcataatccagatccagatggTACTGAAAGTCTGTCAGCCTGTTAGTGCCTTTGTGTTTCACTTTAGCTCCACCAAGGCATAAACTGGCACAGGTtagaacgtgtgtgtgtgtgtgtgtgtgtgttgcagcaatgtgtgtgtgcctgtgtatggGATAATAAATTTGTCACCACATGTTCTAATGTGTGCAATTATGTATGCTTAGATTAACATGTCTTGAGGTCTGTAACATATATCTTTCTCTCTTATATGAGTCATGCTAATCCACTAATCTAAACTAATGCACAGTAAACACCACTTAAATATAATTAGCTAAACACCCTGGATCCTGTCATGTATGTAGGATTTTATAAACAGTCTCACTAGATTACACTAGAACACTACACAGTGCTAGTAGAGGAACCATTGAATCTAATCATGCATATAATGGCTGacttaaaaacaacaactctTGTTGGCTTGATCAAATGATTTATGTCTCAAGAATATTCTATGGCATTTTCCTTGTACCTTACTCTGACATGTCCTAACATGGCTAAAATCTGACTCATGGCTGTTTTTCATGGTATCCAGCCAATTATGGTTGAAAACATTCAAGATATGCAGAACAAAGTAAAAGACTCCTCTATGGTACTATGCCAGCTGGAACAAGTGGCTGTTGTTTGAATCCtggtgtgtgagagagaaagtaaATGTTGGCATGTGCTTTCGATTTCCCAATAATCTCTTTAACCCACTCTCATGTCTTTCTTTTACCAGACAATTTGtactgcattgtgttttaaaaacgCCAGTTTACAAATATATTCCAGTCTCCAAATGAACTGAACATTTCTGTGTTgtattaaaactttaaattcCAGGTTGATCTCTTTAAATTCCAAATGTCTGGAAATTCCCCGTCAAGCCAGAGCAGCCAAACGTCAAAAGACTCGCTCTCCATTTGCTCTCTGTAAAGGAACTATAACTATTTATCTGTAAGGAACTTCCTTTTTCTGTCAGCTTACTATTCTGGCTACTATTGTTATGTTTACATTGTAGTGGAACCCACGAATGGTGACATCTCAAAAACAGACTTTGAATTGTTTAACACCGAGGATTCAGTAAGTGACACTGGCTCACCTTCAGATGTCCAGCATGCATGTTGGCCCTTTGGCACATGGACAGGAAATGAGGTATCGTTGTGCGCTCCAGCAGGATGTAGACAGAAACCTTCCTCTTGAAACCAGCGTCTAGCAAGTCTCTAAAGATGTCAACATCAGTAAAGACATCCATCGCGACTGCTATCAcctggagacacacacagatacacacagggTACATCTCAGTTCCCATAATTGCATCCACTTACTTATATCTATAGCTGAATTTCccctcagggattaataaagttcataTTATTTTATCTTAGTGTATTTATGTCTTTTGCCCATATGTTAGTCTCTTGCTCTGAGGAGGGACACaaggaaatgacaaaatacGTTTTCAGATAAATGAGACGACTTCTTCTGATGAAGGCAGCTCAgcaaatgttctttttatttctgaatgtattGACTTTCTGTTTGTTAGGCTACTTCTAACATTATTCAATAATCCAGGTCATGATGAGATTTCAAACAAAGGCATGTGCCAATCTGGTAAAAGACTTCCATGGAGGATGGTCTCATATCATGCATCCTCGCTCCTGAGacatctctcctcctcttcacaaCTTGTTCCGCAAAAACAAATAAGAGGTTTGGGAAATCCTTCCAAGATGGTGGACTGACATGACTTCCTGGTTGACTGAGGACTGAAGAGTGAGGAAATAATATAATATCAAATAAGGGAACTGAGTTCTACCCAGAAACTTGACCATGCACATGGGAAACAGTCTTGAAGAGATGCACACacgtatatacacacacacacacacacagccacctTATTACAGTACAACAGGATCAAGCCTCAAACTGTGACTATACTTGAATATACAAACATTTAACCTCTCCTGCCAAAACAAATAAGATTCAAGTAGTTCCACTGGTTTAAAtgctagagagagagagagagagagagagagagagagagagagagagagagagagagagagagagagagagagttctCCCAGCTCTTCGTTTACAGGAacatgttcttttctttctgtcaggaAAATGCCcactggatgtttctgtcatCTGTGCCATGTGCAATGACATGCCACCGAGAACAGCAACTAAGAAATAACATGTCATAAACTTAACCCTTCAGATGAGTCTGCTGCGGGAAGACACACAAATACGCTCGTACTCATGCACCTTGACAGCAACGATCACACTCATCCAACTATCCATCATGTTGCTGGCACAGTTCAGTGCTTCTTTCAGTCCCCAGTAAAGCTGCTTAGTTAAGATTCACTTTATTCTCTTATTCCATCAGCAGTCTGCACTCTGACCTCATACTGACTGAGCCCTGGCTGCTGATGGGAAATTTTTGTCAGTTTGAGTGAAACCTCTCAGTGGGTACAGCAGGTTAAAAAGAGGAGCTGACCCTCAGCTACAGCAGCTATGGCTGCACATATACATTGAGGTAAGACAGGAAAGGCTGCATGTGATTACAGGAAGAGAACATGGTCATTGTTTTGGTTCATAAGCGACAAAACAGGcgcagaaataaaatgtttaacttcAGTTAAAAAGTCAAACACTCTTAGTGTTTCTAATGCAGAAATGTTTAGGGTGTATCAGAAGttaattaaaaagtgaaaataatgtCTTATTGCATCATTCAACACCAAAGTGTTGAATTTTTCAGTGGTCAACATACCTTTTGCGCCTGCACAATCATTTTTCTGACGATTTCCTTTATGTGCGCCTGACCATCCAGTGGCGGCTGCGTGTACACGGTGGCGCGCGTCACTCCCCGGTAAGCATCGCTGTCCGGCCAGCCCAGGTCCAGCTGGGGCACAGATATGTCCGACAGGTCGGGCCAGTAGTGCAGCGACAGCGGGGGCTCATCGTCCTCCGCATTCCCCAGAAAGAGCTCCGAGTCCGGATCGTAGGTAACCACCTTCCCAGCAAGGGTCTCCACCTCCGGGTCCGACAGGAAGCCCCGCAGGCCTTGAGCCTCCAGATACTTGATGAACGCCTCACGACCATCTCGGAGGAGCGCCTCCAGCGCCAGACGCTGCTCTTCGCTGTAGAAAAAGTCCGGTTTAGACTCGTGCGTCCGCGGGTTCACGTGGTTTTCGTCTAGGCACTGTATCTGGGACAGAGCCATGTTTCAGAGCTCAAAATActttcacaaaaacaacagtaaaactgaaccAACCCCAGCGAGCTTCACGGGCCAGTTCTCCTCCTAAACCTCCCCACACTTTGGGTAGAGAAAGTTGCGTGAAAGCGTGTTAATGGACCCGAGAACTTTGGCTCCAGACTTGTTGCACATTACTCTAAACAGTCCCCTACACCGGTCAGCCTCCAAATTCCTGTGAGCAGTCATGGTGCATTAACACTGAGACATGGTCTTTCCTGAGTGAAGAGCTTTGAGCTCTGCAGAGAGTGAGTGACACCACGCCGGAGGCACCGCCCGACAGGTGTGACCCTGGCGCACAAAACACTCCCATTCTCGCACATTTGGGTGGGTACTGAAACGTGCACACCTTTGTCACGTGACATGCAGGGATTTCCAGGAGATTctcttgagtgtgtgtgtttgtgtgtgtgtgaacgctCTGCAGTTAGAAATACAGATactgttatttgttatttgtcaGTTTGACTGGAGAAATTAAGTGATTAACAAGTTCTCCCCTCCCGTTTCTTAACATAATTAAATCATTGCGGTGCCAAATCCCCCACGCAGATGACACATCATCCAAAAACCATCAGCAGATCATGAATAACCTGTCATATGTAGTTGGACCTGTTCTGTCATGTTTCTTAACCCTCCTGCCAGCATGGGAGAGCCCCAGCCTGTGACCTCAAAAGATCCAAATGAGGCTTATAATTACTTTATAGAAGGCAAAAACAAGATGGAGTGATTAAGGTGAGATTAGTGTGGTCTAAAAACACGACCTGGAGGAATGTGACTGTATatgtttgaaaaacaagcacaagGAAGCTCTGAGTCTTGGGGTCTTGAACCATTAAGTCAGAACAGGCCTGTCCGGAGTCATCAATCACTCTGATCTGTGAACTCTTCAGCAGCACGTCACCTAAATAATCAGTATTTCTAATACCAAGAAGTTAATTCCAGTTAAAGTGACGCAACACTTCACAATGTACAATGAAGGAACAAGTCCTCACAAGCCAAACCAAACACATAGCTTCTGGGTTTTCAGATTGTTatatatctttcatattttaatgaTGTTAATTTACTTCACAGGCAAAGCGTCTGCACTTTTATGATCAGATGTCATTAGGTATCAAAGACACACAGTCTTGTTTACCAGGAAGCATTGTTGGACTCTGCTGTTTACCTAGAATCTGTGGACATGGAGGAGTAAGTCAGCGCCGCTGTGACGTCCTCTGCAGATCTGGACATCCCTGATATGAACATGGACATACATCACTGTGCAGTTGTCTTCAGGTCGAAGCTCCTGGTTTGTATTTTCTTACTGTCTTTATGTTAGCAGCATTACAAACCATAACATTATTCACATATTTAAGCCTTTCCGCCCTGTAGCAGCCCTGGTACTGGGACCAGGTTGGATCTCTTATTAGTGTGGCACATTCAGCTTTCAAAGCTCCAAATGTCTAAAACTGCTCCATTTCCACTCCATCACATTTAGGAGGTCAGAACATTTAGAACAGAGTCAGCAGCAGCGTCATTATAAGGCTGTTTCTCACTGATTTAGAATTTTGATTTGGTGGaacaaaaaaattcaatttttgtTTGGAGGTTTTTAGGTCTagacatgtatttaaaaaaatttgatGAAGCCCAACAAAGG
This genomic window from Mastacembelus armatus chromosome 8, fMasArm1.2, whole genome shotgun sequence contains:
- the LOC113141360 gene encoding flocculation protein FLO11-like isoform X3 translates to MALSQIQCLDENHVNPRTHESKPDFFYSEEQRLALEALLRDGREAFIKYLEAQGLRGFLSDPEVETLAGKVVTYDPDSELFLGNAEDDEPPLSLHYWPDLSDISVPQLDLGWPDSDAYRGVTRATVYTQPPLDGQAHIKEIVRKMIVQAQKVIAVAMDVFTDVDIFRDLLDAGFKRKVSVYILLERTTIPHFLSMCQRANMHAGHLKHLRVRCTEGSEFYSRSCTKVRGRMGHRFMFVDGDKAVSGSYSFTWMSSRLDRNLITMVTGQAVDAFDRMFRVLYETSSSVDLRKIATEPEPEPEPLPQTSVVVPPSAEVVRKLYNPKYALVAAGNPSTNPTPSADHNNHKETPNPKNSKNPEVTETKKRKQRKASKEALQEAPPLHPGLTDLEKASLISYLPTWPEPDPPSDVIGYINIRDASKRTQVHLQRSEMFETSQAIRFSSPISVPKETLPEVAKPRLLTAKHEEMKKPQPAQDLTKAGADQPAQVSAEAGCENSKEEAHQQKSSASGQTSEPVTGVIEAVGTDNTLHSNTPNNQDAGHNTTPHLSAHTSSNNKTSTPNNQGPAHTVPTNRATPESHTKKEAKTSLNTHCTAADKTHIVESNSTPTDSNSSTEQHTQDKTGLPLAQTVHTQPQNSSEMTPNIQTPTVHSHISISSTSAMQSQSDSFSSVSENDHDPPITSVTTSPCAPLSSIDSSFSSLPPLTHPPLPSSTTSSSLSSTPPIPKPRTVHLVIKDNGTSNGQNLQEISVNKMESPTKMKPEVVHSEPDLTNVVECAPGKQPGDVSELQSNSESKVEAQKDADDTRNPTDALQPKQSVTSQHTKGEELHDNRADTELVVEPKPQAQSDVLTADAPKTDSVDISAITLNDFDPRSQTSIDCKIPSDRSPAQTDTKAPEINGYEFTHVSNGKSENLTESTACRANPQRVSNCENNPLSTGALEAVNLPQTPASATINSHISKDNADDSVTSAENTDREPNTAKHNTHINVTSQESQQTPKPKGSSQTPERPLHLNVSDTHMPDLCSQTPKQQLHPATALICATTADVCSPSTPSDGYVSPREDSIVSTTSEEFYECSDSPSVDAVFDRVGYHVNFTNTNTLNATTITSTPHMNNISCSETLGTAESTGSISSTETQSVCGHPRVSSSSLLEKKIGGKEETANVEENGREDDAKERKLSVAETRTEQDSKGTERKGSEEAKRTIDHLKEGSIEMVENDKKMKPKAPGRKRSLKKSAAETMVDGNSTNQGSNPKRLSTGGSKPERFSPERERPGKEKVVDKVELRASIMDRRERPQTAIELEGQKVCTYSVQPTPVT
- the LOC113141360 gene encoding flocculation protein FLO11-like isoform X1; the protein is MALSQIQCLDENHVNPRTHESKPDFFYSEEQRLALEALLRDGREAFIKYLEAQGLRGFLSDPEVETLAGKVVTYDPDSELFLGNAEDDEPPLSLHYWPDLSDISVPQLDLGWPDSDAYRGVTRATVYTQPPLDGQAHIKEIVRKMIVQAQKVIAVAMDVFTDVDIFRDLLDAGFKRKVSVYILLERTTIPHFLSMCQRANMHAGHLKHLRVRCTEGSEFYSRSCTKVRGRMGHRFMFVDGDKAVSGSYSFTWMSSRLDRNLITMVTGQAVDAFDRMFRVLYETSSSVDLRKIATEPEPEPEPLPQTSVVVPPSAEVVRKLYNPKYALVAAGNPSTNPTPSADHNNHKETPNPKNSKNPEVTETKKRKQRKASKEALQEAPPLHPGLTDLEKASLISYLPTWPEPDPPSDVIGYINIRDASKRTQVHLQRSEMFETSQAIRFSSPISVPKETLPEVAKPRLLTAKHEEMKKPQPAQDLTKAGADQPAQVSAEAGCENSKEEAHQQKSSASGQTSEPVTGVIEAVGTDNTLHSNTPNNQDAGHNTTPHLSAHTSSNNKTSTPNNQGPAHTVPTNRATPESHTKKEAKTSLNTHCTAADKTHIVESNSTPTDSNSSTEQHTQDKTGLPLAQTVHTQPQNSSEMTPNIQTPTVHSHISISSTSAMQSQSDSFSSVSENDHDPPITSVTTSPCAPLSSIDSSFSSLPPLTHPPLPSSTTSSSLSSTPPIPKPRTVHLVIKDNGTSNGQNLQEISVNKMESPTKMKPEVVHSEPDLTNVVECAPGKQPGDVSELQSNSESKVEAQKDADDTRNPTDALQPKQSVTSQHTKGEELHDNRADTELVVEPKPQAQSDVLTADAPKTDSVDISAITLNDFDPRSQTSIDCKIPSDRSPAQTDTKAPEINGYEFTHVSNGKSENLTESTACRANPQRVSNCENNPLSTGALEAVNLPQTPASATINSHISKDNADDSVTSAENTDREPNTAKHNTHINVTSQESQQTPKPKGSSQTPERPLHLNVSDTHMPDLCSQTPKQQLHPATALICATTADVCSPSTPSDGYVSPREDSIVSTTSEEFYECSDSPSVDAVFDRVGYHVNFTNTNTLNATTITSTPHMNNISCSETLGTAESTGSISSTETQSVCGHPRVSSSSLLEKKIGGKEETANVEENGREDDAKERKLSVAETRTEQDSKGTERKGSEEAKRTIDHLKEGSIEMVENDKKMKPKAPGRKRSLKKSAAETMVDGNSTNQGSNPKRLSTGGSKPERFSPERERPGKEKVVDKVELRASIMDRRERPQTAIELEGQKVCTLLHTPSKLLQGLQQQVSASPSRAPRPPRPLSATQSSWAHPLGSSHIIRAESKVIHGSFQVLDNTSSVRRPLSRPSPPLAVGAIGSAAGQKQAEVSRTQQSLLSRQPPALQARVGQSQKQHHYPKPSASFLHTHANIQSQLHPHYQNQAVSVLEAHRQEDRRSPFTITFSRLYNLKGLKDKMNRFPAQGRRVATSSSMEGHKSTS
- the LOC113141360 gene encoding flocculation protein FLO11-like isoform X2, whose protein sequence is MALSQIQCLDENHVNPRTHESKPDFFYSEEQRLALEALLRDGREAFIKYLEAQGLRGFLSDPEVETLAGKVVTYDPDSELFLGNAEDDEPPLSLHYWPDLSDISVPQLDLGWPDSDAYRGVTRATVYTQPPLDGQAHIKEIVRKMIVQAQKVIAVAMDVFTDVDIFRDLLDAGFKRKVSVYILLERTTIPHFLSMCQRANMHAGHLKHLRVRCTEGSEFYSRSCTKVRGRMGHRFMFVDGDKAVSGSYSFTWMSSRLDRNLITMVTGQAVDAFDRMFRVLYETSSSVDLRKIATEPEPEPEPLPQTSVVVPPSAEVVRKLYNPKYALVAAGNPSTNPTPSADHNNHKETPNPKNSKNPEVTETKKRKQRKASKEALQEAPPLHPGLTDLEKASLISYLPTWPEPDPPSDVIGYINIRDASKRTQVHLQRSEMFETSQAIRFSSPISVPKETLPEVAKPRLLTAKHEEMKKPQPAQDLTKAGADQPAQVSAEAGCENSKEEAHQQKSSASGQTSEPVTGVIEAVGTDNTLHSNTPNNQDAGHNTTPHLSAHTSSNNKTSTPNNQGPAHTVPTNRATPESHTKKEAKTSLNTHCTAADKTHIVESNSTPTDSNSSTEQHTQDKTGLPLAQTVHTQPQNSSEMTPNIQTPTVHSHISISSTSAMQSQSDSFSSVSENDHDPPITSVTTSPCAPLSSIDSSFSSLPPLTHPPLPSSTTSSSLSSTPPIPKPRTVHLVIKDNGTSNGQNLQEISVNKMESPTKMKPEVVHSEPDLTNVVECAPGKQPGDVSELQSNSESKVEAQKDADDTRNPTDALQPKQSVTSQHTKGEELHDNRADTELVVEPKPQAQSDVLTADAPKTDSVDISAITLNDFDPRSQTSIDCKIPSDRSPAQTDTKAPEINGYEFTHVSNGKSENLTESTACRANPQRVSNCENNPLSTGALEAVNLPQTPASATINSHISKDNADDSVTSAENTDREPNTAKHNTHINVTSQESQQTPKPKGSSQTPERPLHLNVSDTHMPDLCSQTPKQQLHPATALICATTADVCSPSTPSDGYVSPREDSIVSTTSEEFYECSDSPSVDAVFDRVGYHVNFTNTNTLNATTITSTPHMNNISCSETLGTAESTGSISSTETQSVCGHPRVSSSSLLEKKIGGKEETANVEENGREDDAKERKLSVAETRTEQDSKGTERKGSEEAKRTIDHLKEGSIEMVENDKKMKPKAPGRKRSLKKSAAETMVDGNSTNQGSNPKRLSTGGSKPERFSPERERPGKEKVVDKVELRASIMDRRERPQTAIELEGQKLLHTPSKLLQGLQQQVSASPSRAPRPPRPLSATQSSWAHPLGSSHIIRAESKVIHGSFQVLDNTSSVRRPLSRPSPPLAVGAIGSAAGQKQAEVSRTQQSLLSRQPPALQARVGQSQKQHHYPKPSASFLHTHANIQSQLHPHYQNQAVSVLEAHRQEDRRSPFTITFSRLYNLKGLKDKMNRFPAQGRRVATSSSMEGHKSTS